The sequence below is a genomic window from Methanoculleus sp. 7T.
TGGGTGTTTGAGTGGGTGAAGACTGAACTCGGCCGGTGTGACGTCTGTAAGGCTGGGAAGGCGGTCTACCGCTCGCAGGAGGCCAGGCGAAAGGTTGCGAAGGCGCTACGCCCGGCTGGTGTGGGAGTGGAATAGGGGGCAGGTTAAAACCTGAGGTAGGTGAATACAATGCAGACCATCGCCTGAAGGCACGCCTGAATTCTTCCCCATCAATCCTGGCTTGTTTGAGGATGCCAATCAGGGGTCTCTCTTCAGTTCGCGGTGCCGAGGTACGGAAAAGACCCGTCACTCCTTCTGCACAACAACATGGGATGAGGTCTGCCGTTGTGGGATGAAACCGTACCGGGCAAGGTACGTTACCATCTCTTCCCCGGAAACGACCGGCAGCTTATATGACATCGGCTACGTCAACTTTTGCTATCTCGCGGCGGACGGTTGATATCTTCCGGTGCAGTTCATCCCGTTGCACGTCAAGAACAAGCTCTATTGCTTCTTTGATGTTGGCAAGTGCTTCTTCCCGCGTTTCGCCCTGGCTGATCGCTCCCGGGATCTCGACGCATTGGACGGTGAATCCACCCTCTTCCTGCGGTTCGAGCACTACCGTATACTTCATGTCCCCGCTATTGGTCGCGCGGATTATACAAGTTTTTGTGGTAGCAGTTCAGGCTGTCCTGTGAGAGTACCTGCTGCTCTATTAGGGCACTCATTCTGGCACATTTATTCATTATGGCAAATGTGCACATCAATAAATACCAGAACGATCCACAGAGATGCATGTCTTCCGCCACAAGCGATACCGGCAGCCAGATCAAGCGCATCCCTGTGAAAGAACCCACCTGGAGGGATCTGCACGACCTCAAAGAAGCCGGAGAGAGCTACGATGAGCTGCTTAGCCGGATGATCCGGCGCGAGCGTGACTATCGCGACTGGAAGATGGTTGTCGAGATCGAGGAGGCCGGCGAGTTCGTAGCCTTCGACCCGGACGAGATCCTGCGGGACGATTGAGGGGCTGGGGAGCAGGAGAGCGTGTTCACCGTTCTGATCGAGAAAAAGGCACGGGAGTTCTTAAAGGGGCTCCCCCCAAAAACTCGGCGCATCATCGTTGAAAGGATCCAGGATCTCGCGGATGACCCGTTTCCAGGAGGAAACAAGGAAAAACTTGAGTGTCCCCATCCCCCTGCAGTTTATCGCCTCCATATCAGCAGATCCTTCACCGTCTTTTACATCATTGAGCACGAGGAGAGCGCCGTCAAGATCGAGAAGATCGTGACGATCGAGAGGGCCCACAAGGAGTATTCACGCCGGTGAGGTCCGAGCCGTGCCCGCGGCTCCGGATGATGGCGAAGCCGGCCCGCAGGCCTCGGTGCTCTACGAGATCCCAAAAGAGGTGGTGGCGGAGGCGATCGTCAACGCCGTCGCCCACGGTGACTACACGAGCAACGGCAGTGTCCAGGTGATGCTCTTTTCAGACCGGCCTCGCGATCTGGAACCCGGGCACCCTCCTGCCGTCGCTGACCATCGATAATTATCAAGGCGTTTCTCTACCTCTCCGGAAAGGAGGGATTACTTGGTCATTCTGTCGCAGACCTTCTGAACCGGGCCTCTTCGCTCAATAGCGTTTTCGATACCGTCTGGCAGGCAAGGACTCTTGATCTCTATTATATCCCAACCCGCGATCCAAATGGGATCCCTGGAGGCCTGCCGCATGACGTGTTCGAGCAGGGTGATGGGAAAAGGCTCTGATGCTCGCCGCCGTTATCAACCTCGCCAAAGAAAAATTCACGGATTAGTTGGTCAGGCGTAGCCGCAGACCTGCGCACGTGTGTGTAGCCCACGCCGTTGTCTGCACTTGTCCGGATGCTACTATTGGGATAGAGGGCTCGTGCTCTGACTTCTGTCAGTCTTGTCCGCTGGATACAGCATTTACCGGGTCTGGTTGGCACAGGCCACGTTCTGGCTGGACGATGAGCCCACGATAATGACAGCAATGACAGCAGGTTTCAGCAGAATGACAGCAACTGCTGTCAACGAGAAAGCGCCCGGAGCGAGGAGGGTTCTGAAAACAGCTCTCAATATGAGGGTAGTAACTGTACAAGTACACATATGTACAGCAGAATGAGAGAACGGAGAGCACGGGCGAGAAGACTTCCGGTGATGATTGAGGTGCCTGCGTTTCCCGCACTGCTGTCATTCAACCGTCGAAAAACCCATATTGCAGTCCGAACGGCGAAAACCCCCATTTCGTCGCGCCGTTGAATGACAGCACCTGCTGTCAACGTGCTGTCACCTGCTGTCACTCTCCACTCCCGATCAACCCCGCGGACTCCAGCCCCCTCCCGGCGGCAAAGGACAAACCCTGTCACGTCTGCAACCGGCGGCCGACGCCGCCGGTGATGCGGGGCGGCGGCGGGAACAGATACCCCTGTTACGACCGTCTTTCGGAGGCGAAGCGGCCCGGGAAGGTGCACCCCCTCCAGCGGCCGTTGCCCTCCCACGAGATCCGGGACCGCCACCACGTCCACGTCTGGGACGCACTTCTCGCAGCAATCGAGTCCGGCATCGACACTATCATCACGGAGGAGGCACATCTCCGGCGCATCCCCGGGATCACGGTCGCGAACCCCTGCCGGTAGACGGGATGCGGAAGACCGCACCGGAGATCGGCGGCTCAGCCTGCACCTGCGACAGCTTCGCGTTCCCTCGTAACAGCACCGCTCCCCGGTCACTTCTTCGCCCACCCGCATCTGCTCCACGCAAGACCACGTCGCCATCCTTGCAACCGTTGCCTCCCGCGAAGACGCAAAGACCGCGGATGTATTGCCGATCCCTCTCGCGCACGAAAAAAGAGCCTGCCCGCGGATAATGGCCGCCCGACGCATTAGAGCGCCTTATCGAGCACTATCCACGACTCGTTATCGACAAACCTCCCGACAACCACAACCCGGACCGCCTCCTTCGAGGTATACGTCTCAGTCGCCCCGGCCCGGGCATCGAGTGTAAAGTTATCGTTCGCCCCTCCCACCCCGCCGATCCAGCACCGGATCTCGGATGCCCGGTCCATGTTCATGCCGCCGTGGTTCACGAACGTGATCACATCTCCCGACCGCGTCGCCGTCACCACGGCAGTCTTCGGCTCCTCAGGAAGAAGTTCCATCCCGAAGACCATCGACCCCGCAATCGCCGCAAGGATGACCACCATGGCCACCATGAGGATCGTGCCCACCACCTCCGAGACGCCGCCTTCCCGGTCCCTACCCACCATATACGGGATAATCTTGGGTCTCTGTATAAAAGGCTGCCCATATCGCAACGGCCGGGAGAAATACTTCCCCTCCGGCGGCAATAAGGGCGGGAAATTTTGTTGTAGGAACCGGCCCGCCCCGGAGCCGGAAGAATTCGTCAGCAGCTCGGCCGGAGTGAACACCCTCTATATTCATGTTCCGCTCTGCAACGGGCCCTCTGCGCAGCGCTGGATGGCTAAATCAGAAGATATATCGTCGTTGCTACGATACCTCTTCATTTAGATACCACCGAGGTAATGGAATTGCCGAACTTCTGTCCTGAATG
It includes:
- a CDS encoding type II toxin-antitoxin system HicB family antitoxin, translating into MKYTVVLEPQEEGGFTVQCVEIPGAISQGETREEALANIKEAIELVLDVQRDELHRKISTVRREIAKVDVADVI
- a CDS encoding type II toxin-antitoxin system RelE family toxin — translated: MFTVLIEKKAREFLKGLPPKTRRIIVERIQDLADDPFPGGNKEKLECPHPPAVYRLHISRSFTVFYIIEHEESAVKIEKIVTIERAHKEYSRR
- a CDS encoding type IV pilin N-terminal domain-containing protein — encoded protein: MVGRDREGGVSEVVGTILMVAMVVILAAIAGSMVFGMELLPEEPKTAVVTATRSGDVITFVNHGGMNMDRASEIRCWIGGVGGANDNFTLDARAGATETYTSKEAVRVVVVGRFVDNESWIVLDKAL
- a CDS encoding PIN domain-containing protein, producing the protein MNDSTCCQRAVTCCHSPLPINPADSSPLPAAKDKPCHVCNRRPTPPVMRGGGGNRYPCYDRLSEAKRPGKVHPLQRPLPSHEIRDRHHVHVWDALLAAIESGIDTIITEEAHLRRIPGITVANPCR